The Pirellulales bacterium genome window below encodes:
- a CDS encoding thiamine pyrophosphate-dependent enzyme, producing the protein MSTAVTPSMNDASARDPFNNNSYGTLVDQPYRQVKLPVLDVLDFNDRIIRSYEDGYAEKGLPADLSVARSLVPAGTATLRDFSYIAPEIPEYITENCTGCMDCVTLCPDTAILGKVISESHLEQKLAEIPDEADREMYRQQWSKTRKYYEGPKKKDGDGGMFQIIIDPSKCKGCAECVTVCDDLALKMIPKTDDVMTSIRKSHRYFKNFGPSDDKYVNDNLLVDMMLKEQTHIYTGGAGSCAGCGEGTALRMMCSATGAKYGDRWGIIAATGCNTVYTSTYPYNPYLVPWSNSLFENAPAFAMGVRMRWDQMGWQDRPLWCLGGDGAMFDIGFQSLSRILASGANIKIFVLDTQVYSNTGGQASTSSFTGQNTKMSVHGKAIDGKQERRKEIAQIAMMHPRTFVAQTTCAHINHFYRAVIDALEFDGPALVCCYTTCQPEHGVADNMATDQARLAVDTRAFPLLCYDPRKGDTIKQRLSLQGNPAVHDDWWLNPKTGEQVDFIDFARSEGRFSKHFDKDGKPSETLLMAKQDRLENWHVLQELAGVLDKKKPAKVAGTGVLAKRVDVPSPSTKAAEQPASPPPTKNGNGHKVDFQAGMRLKYHDGASWITGVLRSTEPAILALEDQTEIHTTRQILADGVRDGLIAVEG; encoded by the coding sequence ATGTCCACCGCTGTTACCCCCTCCATGAACGACGCCTCCGCGCGTGACCCCTTCAACAACAACTCCTACGGCACGCTGGTCGACCAGCCGTATCGCCAGGTCAAGCTCCCCGTCCTCGACGTGCTCGATTTCAACGACCGCATCATTCGCTCGTATGAAGACGGGTACGCCGAGAAGGGGCTGCCCGCCGATTTGAGCGTGGCCCGCTCGCTGGTGCCGGCGGGCACCGCCACGCTCCGCGATTTCAGCTACATCGCCCCGGAAATCCCGGAATACATTACCGAGAACTGCACCGGCTGCATGGACTGCGTCACGCTCTGCCCGGATACCGCCATTCTCGGCAAGGTCATCAGCGAAAGCCACCTGGAGCAAAAGCTGGCCGAAATCCCCGACGAGGCCGACCGCGAGATGTATCGCCAGCAGTGGTCCAAGACCCGCAAGTATTACGAAGGCCCGAAAAAGAAGGACGGCGACGGCGGCATGTTCCAGATCATCATCGACCCCAGCAAGTGCAAGGGGTGCGCCGAGTGCGTCACGGTCTGCGACGATCTGGCCCTGAAGATGATCCCCAAAACCGACGACGTGATGACGTCGATCCGCAAGAGCCACCGCTACTTCAAAAACTTCGGCCCGTCGGACGACAAATACGTCAACGACAACCTGCTGGTCGACATGATGCTCAAGGAGCAGACGCACATTTATACGGGCGGGGCCGGCAGTTGCGCCGGCTGCGGCGAAGGCACCGCCCTGCGGATGATGTGCTCCGCCACCGGCGCCAAGTACGGCGACCGCTGGGGCATCATCGCCGCCACGGGCTGCAACACGGTTTACACTTCGACGTATCCTTACAATCCGTACCTGGTGCCGTGGTCGAACTCGCTGTTCGAGAACGCTCCGGCCTTCGCCATGGGCGTGCGGATGCGTTGGGACCAGATGGGCTGGCAAGACCGGCCGCTGTGGTGCCTGGGCGGCGACGGGGCAATGTTCGACATCGGCTTTCAGTCGCTCTCGCGCATTCTGGCTTCCGGCGCGAACATCAAGATTTTCGTGCTCGACACGCAGGTCTATTCCAACACCGGCGGCCAGGCCTCGACCTCCAGTTTCACCGGGCAGAACACGAAGATGAGCGTTCACGGCAAGGCGATCGACGGCAAGCAGGAGCGCCGCAAGGAGATCGCCCAGATCGCCATGATGCACCCTCGCACCTTCGTCGCCCAGACGACCTGCGCGCACATCAACCATTTTTATCGGGCTGTTATTGACGCCCTGGAGTTCGACGGGCCGGCGTTGGTCTGCTGCTACACGACCTGCCAGCCCGAACACGGCGTGGCCGACAACATGGCGACCGACCAGGCCCGCCTGGCGGTCGACACGCGGGCCTTCCCGCTGTTGTGCTACGATCCGCGCAAGGGCGACACCATCAAGCAGCGTCTCTCCTTGCAAGGCAACCCGGCCGTACACGACGACTGGTGGCTGAACCCCAAGACCGGCGAGCAGGTCGATTTCATCGACTTTGCCCGCAGCGAAGGCCGTTTCTCCAAGCATTTCGACAAGGACGGCAAGCCCAGCGAGACGCTGCTGATGGCCAAGCAAGACCGGCTGGAGAACTGGCACGTGTTGCAGGAGCTTGCCGGCGTGCTCGACAAGAAGAAGCCGGCCAAAGTAGCAGGCACCGGGGTACTCGCGAAGCGGGTCGATGTGCCGTCGCCTAGTACCAAAGCGGCCGAGCAGCCCGCTTCGCCCCCGCCCACCAAGAACGGCAACGGGCACAAGGTCGATTTCCAGGCCGGCATGCGTTTGAAGTATCACGACGGCGCCTCCTGGATCACCGGCGTGCTGCGTTCGACCGAGCCGGCGATACTCGCGCTGGAAGACCAGACCGAAATCCACACCACGCGACAAATTCTCGCCGACGGCGTGCGTGACGGGCTGATCGCGGTGGAGGGATAG
- a CDS encoding transposase translates to MIDPQQRRPVRKSHRLAPSAYATTEYEYHFTVCARHQGSPFLNADLAKEVIDSLIWTKQRYGWLLFCYCLMPDHLHFLCRLTERELKLVNAGTRGLVPEGVLDHLSRFKSYTTNKSWRFGIRGQLWQKGSYDRVLDLDWPFEEVAVYILSNPVRRGLVKDWNEWEHSVIVDPWW, encoded by the coding sequence ATGATCGACCCTCAACAACGGCGCCCTGTTCGCAAATCGCACCGGCTCGCTCCGTCGGCCTATGCCACCACCGAATATGAATACCACTTCACGGTTTGTGCGCGGCATCAGGGTTCTCCGTTTCTAAACGCCGATCTCGCCAAAGAGGTCATCGACTCACTAATTTGGACCAAGCAGCGGTACGGCTGGCTGTTGTTTTGCTACTGCTTGATGCCCGATCACCTGCACTTTCTTTGCCGGCTCACCGAGCGAGAGCTGAAACTCGTGAATGCCGGCACGCGGGGCTTGGTCCCGGAAGGCGTGTTGGACCATTTGAGCCGCTTCAAGAGTTACACCACCAACAAAAGCTGGCGGTTCGGCATTCGCGGCCAGCTTTGGCAGAAAGGATCTTACGACCGCGTGCTCGACCTCGACTGGCCGTTCGAAGAGGTCGCAGTCTATATACTTAGCAACCCAGTTCGACGTGGCCTTGTCAAGGATTGGAACGAATGGGAGCACTCCGTGATTGTCGATCCGTGGTGGTGA
- a CDS encoding 2-oxoacid:acceptor oxidoreductase family protein, protein MSIATIETPRAAFETHVPDVLSERVEPKYQYPGIPTTCDGAEAVVHVEINISQGSGAYPITSSTTMGGGFNAAVMNGRPNLWGDQLVFFEPESEHSAATFCEGFALAGGRVTNFTSGQGLVLMKEVLYTIAGKRLPVVMNIGARALTSQALNVHAGHDDLMSVADCGWGMIFGRNAQEAGDLCLIARRAAEASNTPFFNVQDGFLTTHTVESVRLPELEFMKDYIGKPAEKLMNLMDPDHPIMSGTVQNQDSYMKGKIAQRWYYDRVEPALEEAFAEFRLKTGRQYDFVLPYRCEDAEYILVGMGSYMETAQATVDYLRDKKGVKAGCLTVVCFRPFPARRIVEALKDCKAFSVIERMDDPLSTTGNHLTREIKAAFCDAVSGQPGHERIDRVPRIYHGAAGLGSRDVRPGDIIAIFDNMMHDGQEYFCVGINHALALKMAEDPDLRPHGGFSMRGHSVGGFGSVTTNKVIATIAGDVFGKDVQAYPKYGSEKKGLPTTYYLTIADEHIQMHSELEHVDLVVLNDTNAMQSGNPLEGMLAGGAIFMQSTQKDPAEVWKRIPAWHQRSIREKGMRMFYIDMVQIARDVASEADLEMRMQGIVLLGAFLKLTPYARDSGMTDDQVYAGVEKALRKYFGKRGEQVVQDNLTCVKRGYGEMQEIPREVMG, encoded by the coding sequence ATGAGTATTGCCACAATCGAAACCCCTCGCGCTGCGTTCGAAACGCACGTGCCCGACGTGCTTTCCGAGCGGGTCGAGCCGAAATACCAATACCCCGGCATCCCGACCACGTGCGACGGCGCCGAGGCGGTGGTCCATGTCGAGATCAACATCTCGCAAGGCTCGGGAGCCTATCCCATCACCAGTTCGACCACGATGGGCGGCGGCTTCAACGCCGCGGTCATGAACGGCCGGCCGAACTTGTGGGGCGATCAACTTGTGTTCTTCGAGCCGGAGAGCGAGCACTCGGCGGCCACCTTCTGCGAGGGCTTCGCCTTGGCGGGAGGCCGCGTCACCAATTTCACATCGGGCCAGGGCCTGGTGCTGATGAAAGAGGTGCTCTACACGATCGCCGGCAAGCGGTTGCCGGTAGTGATGAACATCGGCGCCCGCGCGCTCACCAGCCAGGCGCTGAACGTCCACGCTGGCCACGACGACCTGATGAGCGTGGCCGACTGCGGTTGGGGCATGATCTTTGGACGCAACGCCCAGGAGGCGGGCGACCTGTGCCTGATTGCCCGACGTGCGGCCGAAGCCAGCAACACGCCCTTCTTCAACGTGCAAGACGGCTTTTTGACCACGCACACGGTCGAATCGGTGCGCTTGCCCGAACTGGAGTTTATGAAGGACTACATCGGCAAGCCGGCCGAAAAGCTGATGAACCTGATGGACCCCGACCATCCGATCATGTCGGGCACGGTGCAGAACCAGGATTCGTACATGAAGGGCAAGATCGCCCAGCGCTGGTATTACGACCGCGTCGAACCGGCCTTGGAAGAGGCGTTCGCCGAGTTCCGCCTGAAAACTGGCCGGCAATACGACTTCGTGCTGCCTTATCGCTGCGAAGACGCCGAATACATTCTGGTCGGCATGGGTTCGTATATGGAGACGGCCCAAGCCACGGTCGACTATCTGCGAGACAAAAAGGGCGTCAAGGCGGGCTGCCTGACGGTGGTCTGCTTCCGGCCGTTCCCGGCCCGGCGGATTGTCGAAGCGCTGAAGGACTGCAAAGCGTTTTCGGTGATCGAGCGGATGGACGACCCGCTTTCGACGACGGGCAACCACCTGACGCGCGAAATCAAGGCCGCGTTTTGCGATGCGGTCAGCGGCCAGCCCGGCCACGAGCGCATCGACCGCGTGCCGCGCATCTATCACGGCGCGGCCGGCCTGGGCAGCCGCGACGTTCGGCCCGGCGACATCATCGCCATCTTCGACAACATGATGCACGACGGCCAGGAGTATTTCTGCGTCGGCATCAATCATGCCTTGGCCTTGAAGATGGCCGAAGACCCCGATTTGCGGCCACACGGCGGCTTTTCGATGCGCGGCCATTCGGTGGGCGGCTTCGGCTCGGTGACCACGAACAAAGTCATCGCCACGATCGCCGGAGACGTATTCGGCAAAGACGTGCAGGCTTATCCCAAGTACGGCTCCGAGAAGAAGGGCCTGCCGACGACCTATTATCTGACGATCGCCGACGAGCACATTCAGATGCACAGCGAGTTGGAGCACGTCGACCTGGTGGTGCTCAACGACACCAACGCCATGCAGAGCGGCAATCCGCTGGAGGGCATGCTGGCAGGCGGGGCGATCTTCATGCAATCGACGCAGAAAGATCCGGCGGAGGTCTGGAAGCGAATCCCTGCCTGGCATCAGCGATCGATTCGCGAGAAGGGCATGCGCATGTTTTACATCGACATGGTGCAGATTGCCCGTGACGTGGCCAGCGAGGCCGACCTGGAGATGCGCATGCAGGGCATTGTGCTCTTAGGCGCGTTCTTGAAGTTGACGCCCTACGCCCGAGACAGCGGCATGACCGACGACCAGGTATACGCCGGCGTCGAGAAGGCCCTGCGAAAATACTTTGGCAAGCGCGGCGAGCAGGTGGTGCAAGACAACCTGACCTGCGTCAAGCGGGGTTACGGGGAGATGCAGGAGATACCGCGCGAGGTGATGGGGTAA
- a CDS encoding ATP-binding cassette domain-containing protein: MIHVEGLTKYYADLRRGKLVALDGISFDAAPGQIFGLLGPNGAGKTTALRIISTVLRPSAGSVTVHGFDVVTQPSQVRRQIGFMSANTGVYDRMTAWEMVEYFGRLHGLRDPELSERMERLFDRLQMNEFRDLLGAKMSTGMKQKVSIARALVHDPPVLIFDEATSGLDVLVARAMLATVAELRSQGKCVIFSTHIMREAEKLCDRLAIIHRGRILAEGTLDELRDRHEQRDLEELFFQLITRHDEGFRVQASGFSKHEEGFRGQGSG, encoded by the coding sequence ATGATTCACGTCGAAGGATTGACCAAATACTACGCCGACCTGCGGCGCGGAAAGCTGGTGGCCCTCGACGGGATTAGCTTCGACGCCGCCCCCGGCCAGATATTCGGCCTGCTCGGTCCCAACGGCGCCGGCAAAACCACCGCCCTCCGCATCATCAGCACCGTGCTGCGGCCCAGCGCCGGCAGCGTGACCGTACACGGCTTCGACGTCGTCACGCAGCCCTCGCAGGTCCGCCGCCAGATCGGCTTCATGTCGGCCAACACCGGCGTCTACGACCGCATGACCGCCTGGGAAATGGTCGAGTATTTCGGACGCCTGCACGGGCTGCGCGATCCGGAACTTTCCGAGCGGATGGAGCGGCTCTTCGACCGGCTGCAAATGAACGAGTTCCGCGACCTGCTGGGGGCCAAGATGTCGACCGGCATGAAACAAAAGGTGTCGATCGCCCGCGCGCTGGTCCACGACCCGCCGGTGCTGATCTTCGACGAAGCCACGTCGGGACTCGACGTGCTCGTCGCACGTGCCATGCTCGCAACGGTGGCCGAACTTCGCAGCCAAGGCAAGTGCGTGATCTTTTCGACGCACATCATGCGCGAGGCCGAAAAGCTTTGCGACCGGCTGGCGATCATCCACCGCGGCCGCATCTTGGCCGAGGGCACGCTCGACGAGCTGCGCGACCGGCACGAGCAACGCGACCTGGAAGAGCTGTTTTTTCAACTCATCACACGGCACGACGAAGGGTTCCGGGTTCAGGCTTCAGGGTTCAGCAAACACGAGGAAGGGTTCAGGGGTCAGGGTTCAGGGTAA